One window of Strigops habroptila isolate Jane chromosome Z, bStrHab1.2.pri, whole genome shotgun sequence genomic DNA carries:
- the SIGMAR1 gene encoding sigma non-opioid intracellular receptor 1 produces the protein MVVAVAGRRALRAGLALGALALVLQGLRGWLASKRYEFTPAEIAQLARHHAGLDHELAFSKIIVELRKKHPGHILPDEDLQWVFVNAGGWMGSMCLLHASLTEYVLLFGTAVDTGGHSGRYWAEISDTVISGTFRQWKEGTTRSEIYYPGDTIVHQAGEATSVQWSAGTWMVEYGRGFIPSTLAFALADTLFSTQDFVTLFYTLRVYAKGLLLEANAFFSTMGC, from the exons ATGGTGGTGGCGGTGGCCGGGCGGCGGGCGCTGCGGGCTGGGCTGGCGCTGGGCGCGCTGGCgctggtgctgcaggggctgCGGGGCTGGTTGGCCTCCAAACGGTACGAGTTCACCCCCGCCGAGATCGCACAGCTCGCCCGGCACCACGCGG ggctggatcATGAGCTGGCTTTCTCCAAGATCATCGTGGAGCTACGGAAGAAGCACCCAGGCCACATCCTGCCAGACGAGGACTTGCAGTGGGTGTTTGTGAACGCGGGTGGGTGGATGGGCTCCATGTGTCTCCTGCATGCTTCGCTCACTGAGTACGTGCTGCTCTTCGGGACGGCTGTTGATACCGGGGGCCATTCAG GTCGGTACTGGGCGGAAATCTCTGACACCGTCATCTCGGGCACCTTCCGGCAGTGGAAGGAGGGGACCACCAGAAGTGAGATCTACTATCCAG GGGACACCATCGTGCACCAGGCAGGAGAGGCCACGTCGGTGCAGTGGAGCGCGGGCACCTGGATGGTGGAGTACGGCCGGGGCTTCATCCCCTCCACGCTTGCCTTCGCCCTGGCTGACACCCTCTTCAGCACTCAGGACTTCGTCACCCTCTTCTACACCCTGCGTGTCTACGCCAAGGGCCTGCTCCTGGAAGCCAATGCCTTCTTCAGCACCATGGGCTGCTGA
- the GALT gene encoding galactose-1-phosphate uridylyltransferase isoform X2 — protein MCFHPWSDLTLPLMSLAEIRAVIDAWAELAAELGASYPWVQIFENKGAMMGCSNPHPHCQVWASSFLPNEARLEDRTQRQHLNQHGVPMLLEYAEQEARRKERVVVENADWLVVVPYWATWPYQTLLLPRRHVCRLQDLHEGERDSLASVMKRLLIKYDNLFEVSFPYSMGWHGAPTGPYLGEDCGHWQLHAHYYPPLLRSATVRKFMVGYEMLAQAQRDLTPEQAAERLRSLPEVHYKQRAEEMS, from the exons ATGTGCTTCCACCCCTGGTCGGACCTGACACTGCCCCTCATGTCTCTGGCAGAGATCCGGGCTGTCATCGATGCATGGGCAGAGCTGGCGGCGGAGCTGGGTGCCTCCTACCCCTGGGTGCAG ATCTTCGAGAACAAGGGAGCAATGATGGGGTGTTCCAACCCGCACCCCCACTGCCAG GTATGGGCCAGCAGCTTCCTCCCGAACGAGGCGCGCTTGGAGGACCGGACCCAGCGGCAGCACTTGAACCAGCACGGCGTGCCCATGCTGCTGGAGTACGCTGAGCAGGAGGCTCGTCGGAAG GAGCGGGTGGTGGTGGAGAACGCGGACTGGCTGGTGGTGGTGCCGTACTGGGCTACCTGGCCCTACCagaccctgctgctgccccgTCGCCACGTCTGCCGCCTTCAGGACCTCCATGAGGGCGAGAGGGACA GCCTGGCCTCCGTCATGAAGAGGCTGCTCATCAAGTATGACAACCTCTTTGAAGTCTCCTTCCCTTACTCCATGGGCTGGCACG GAGCCCCCACAGGTCCCTACCTGGGGGAGGACTGCGGGCACTGGCAGCTCCATGCCCACTACTACCCACCTCTGCTCCGCTCTGCCACTGTCCGCAAGTTCATGGTGGGCTACGAGATGCTGGCACAGGCGCAGCGGGACCTCACCCCAGAGCAG GCAGCTGAGCGCCTGAGGAGCCTCCCTGAGGTGCACTATAAGCAGAGGGCCGAGGAGATGTCGTGA
- the GALT gene encoding galactose-1-phosphate uridylyltransferase isoform X1, whose translation MEPSPSGEEEKGGGRFCASEHQHARYNPLRDDWVLVSAHRVKRPWQGQLEKPPPEDVPRWDPNNPLCPGATRANGEVNPQYEGTFVFPNDFPALQPDAPEPGDSDHPLFRAAAARGVCKVMCFHPWSDLTLPLMSLAEIRAVIDAWAELAAELGASYPWVQIFENKGAMMGCSNPHPHCQVWASSFLPNEARLEDRTQRQHLNQHGVPMLLEYAEQEARRKERVVVENADWLVVVPYWATWPYQTLLLPRRHVCRLQDLHEGERDSLASVMKRLLIKYDNLFEVSFPYSMGWHGAPTGPYLGEDCGHWQLHAHYYPPLLRSATVRKFMVGYEMLAQAQRDLTPEQAAERLRSLPEVHYKQRAEEMS comes from the exons ATGGAGCCATCGCCGTcgggggaggaagagaaggggggCGGCCGCTTCTGTGCCAGCG agcaccaGCATGCTCGTTACAACCCCCTGCGGGATGACTGGGTGCTGGTGTCGGCCCACCGGGTGAAGCGGCCCTGGCAGGGGCAGCTGGAGAAGCCGCCCCCCGAGGATGTGCCCCGCTGGGACCCCAACAACCCGCTCTGCCCCGGGGCCACCCGGGCCAATGGCGAG GTGAACCCCCAGTATGAGGGCACCTTCGTGTTCCCAAATGACTTCCCGGCCCTGCAGCCTGATGCTCCAGAGCCTG GTGACAGTGATCACCCCTTGTTTCGAGCTGCAGCGGCCCGGGGGGTCTG CAAAGTGATGTGCTTCCACCCCTGGTCGGACCTGACACTGCCCCTCATGTCTCTGGCAGAGATCCGGGCTGTCATCGATGCATGGGCAGAGCTGGCGGCGGAGCTGGGTGCCTCCTACCCCTGGGTGCAG ATCTTCGAGAACAAGGGAGCAATGATGGGGTGTTCCAACCCGCACCCCCACTGCCAG GTATGGGCCAGCAGCTTCCTCCCGAACGAGGCGCGCTTGGAGGACCGGACCCAGCGGCAGCACTTGAACCAGCACGGCGTGCCCATGCTGCTGGAGTACGCTGAGCAGGAGGCTCGTCGGAAG GAGCGGGTGGTGGTGGAGAACGCGGACTGGCTGGTGGTGGTGCCGTACTGGGCTACCTGGCCCTACCagaccctgctgctgccccgTCGCCACGTCTGCCGCCTTCAGGACCTCCATGAGGGCGAGAGGGACA GCCTGGCCTCCGTCATGAAGAGGCTGCTCATCAAGTATGACAACCTCTTTGAAGTCTCCTTCCCTTACTCCATGGGCTGGCACG GAGCCCCCACAGGTCCCTACCTGGGGGAGGACTGCGGGCACTGGCAGCTCCATGCCCACTACTACCCACCTCTGCTCCGCTCTGCCACTGTCCGCAAGTTCATGGTGGGCTACGAGATGCTGGCACAGGCGCAGCGGGACCTCACCCCAGAGCAG GCAGCTGAGCGCCTGAGGAGCCTCCCTGAGGTGCACTATAAGCAGAGGGCCGAGGAGATGTCGTGA